In the Brassica napus cultivar Da-Ae chromosome A7, Da-Ae, whole genome shotgun sequence genome, one interval contains:
- the LOC106352634 gene encoding scarecrow-like protein 33 isoform X1: MGSYSAGFPGSFDNFDFNYDDVFYLDDQALLEIPSPFPPPPPAPPHPDPYSHAADAESDFSDSVLKYISQVLMEEDMEEKPCMFHDALSLQAAEKSLYEALGQKYPDHSERLAHSPDGSSPGYASSTTSSDWSFDCLENSRRPSWLHSPIPNNFVFKSTRSNPKPSGGSNVALKSSFNNDLVSNMFNDSELAFQFNRGKEEASKFLPKSSQLVIDVESYIPPNDDPKEHHSVLPYRSTGKKKHWREDEHLLSEERSKKQSAVYVDEAELSEMFDKVLLFGRPKEQPLCILNDNFIKETAKDSSSSYKSDATQQKHAASGNSYMKETPDLRTLLVSCAQAVSSNDRKMAEDLLRQVRQHSSSHGDGTERLAHYLADSLEARLAGTGTQIYTALSSKKTSASDMLKAYQTYISVCPFKKTAIIFANHSIMHLAPTDAKTIHIIDFGISYGFQWPPLIHRLAWRRGGSCKLRITGIELPQRGFRPAEGVNETGERLARYCQRYNVPFEYNGIAQKWETIKLEDLKLREGEFVAVNSLFRFRNLLDETVAVHSPRDAVLKLIKKIKPNVFIPAVLSGSYNAPFFVTRFREVMFHYSSLFDMCDTSLPRGDPMRVMFEKEFYGREIMNVVACEGSERVERPESYKQWQARAMRAGFRQLTLEKELVQKLKLMVESGYRSKEFDVDQDGNWLLQGWKGRIVYASCTLVPM; the protein is encoded by the coding sequence ATGGGTTCTTATTCTGCTGGGTTCCCTGGATCATTTGACAACTTCGATTTCAATTATGATGACGTCTTCTATTTGGATGATCAAGCTTTACTAGAAATCCCATCTCcctttcctcctcctcctccagctcCTCCTCATCCGGATCCATATTCACATGCTGCTGATGCTGAATCTGATTTCTCTGATTCTGTTCTGAAATACATAAGCCAAGTGCTTATGGAAGAAGACATGGAGGAGAAGCCTTGTATGTTTCACGACGCTTTGTCTCTTCAAGCAGCTGAGAAATCTCTCTATGAAGCTCTCGGCCAGAAGTACCCTGATCATTCTGAGCGGTTGGCTCATAGTCCTGACGGTTCTTCTCCAGGTTATGCCTCAAGCACCACTTCATCTGATTGGAGTTTTGATTGTCTGGAGAACAGTAGACGACCTTCTTGGTTGCACTCACCCATCCCCAACAACTTTGTTTTCAAGTCTACTAGATCCAATCCCAAGCCTTCTGGTGGAAGTAACGTGGCTCTCAAGTCAAGTTTTAATAACGATTTGGTTTCTAATATGTTCAACGACAGCGAATTGGCGTTTCAGTTCAATAGAGGTAAGGAGGAAGCTAGTAAGTTCCTTCCAAAGAGTTCTCAGTTAGTTATAGATGTGGAGAGTTACATCCCACCAAATGATGatcctaaggagcatcactcTGTGCTCCCTTACAGAAGCACCGGTAAGAAAAAACATTGGCGTGAAGATGAACATTTGCTGTCTGAAGAAAGAAGTAAAAAGCAATCAGCTGTTTACGTTGATGAAGCTGAGCTATCTGAAATGTTTGATAAAGTTCTGTTATTCGGCCGGCCTAAGGAGCAACCTCTATGCATTCTTAACGATAACTTCATAAAAGAAACCGCCAAAGATTCATCATCAAGTTATAAAAGCGACGCAACGCAACAGAAGCATGCAGCTAGTGGTAACAGTTACATGAAAGAGACACCTGATCTGAGGACACTTTTGGTCTCATGCGCACAAGCTGTGTCTAGTAATGACCGTAAAATGGCGGAAGATTTGTTGAGACAAGTAAGGCAGCATTCTTCATCTCACGGAGATGGCACAGAGAGGTTAGCTCATTACCTCGCAGACAGCCTCGAAGCACGCTTGGCCGGGACGGGTACGCAGATTTACACCGCCTTGTCTTCCAAGAAAACATCTGCTTCCGACATGCTGAAAGCTTACCAGACGTACATATCCGTCTGCCCGTTCAAGAAAACAGCCATCATATTCGCTAACCACAGCATCATGCACTTGGCTCCTACCGATGCCAAAACCATCCACATCATCGACTTCGGCATCTCTTACGGCTTCCAGTGGCCTCCTCTGATCCACCGCCTCGCTTGGAGACGCGGTGGATCGTGTAAGCTTCGGATAACCGGTATAGAGCTGCCTCAACGCGGGTTTAGACCGGCCGAGGGAGTTAATGAGACGGGTGAACGGTTGGCTAGGTACTGTCAGAGGTACAATGTTCCGTTTGAGTATAATGGTATTGCTCAGAAGTGGGAAACAATCAAACTTGAGGACTTGAAGCTAAGAGAAGGCGAGTTTGTTGCTGTGAACTCTTTGTTCCGGTTTAGGAATCTGTTAGATGAGACGGTGGCGGTCCACAGCCCGAGAGATGCGGTTCTGAAGCTGATCAAGAAGATCAAACCAAACGTCTTCATCCCCGCGGTCCTCAGCGGCTCCTACAACGCGCCTTTCTTTGTGACGAGGTTTAGAGAGGTTATGTTTCATTATTCTTCTCTCTTCGACATGTGCGACACGAGCCTGCCTCGAGGAGATCCGATGAGGGTTATGTTCGAGAAGGAGTTCTACGGGAGGGAGATCATGAACGTGGTGGCGTGCGAGGGGAGTGAGAGAGTGGAGAGGCCTGAGAGTTATAAGCAGTGGCAGGCGAGGGCGATGAGAGCCGGGTTTAGACAGCTTACGCTTGAGAAGGAGCTGGTTCAGAAACTGAAGCTGATGGTGGAGAGTGGATACAGAAGCAAAGAGTTTGATGTTGATCAAGATGGTAACTGGTTGCTTCAAGGCTGGAAAGGCAGGATTGTGTATGCTTCGTGTACTTTGGTTCCTATGTAG